DNA from Arthrobacter sp. PvP023:
TCATCGCCGAACAGGAACGCGTGGCCAACGAGATCCGGCCCGGCGCGTCCGTGGCGGAAGCCAAGGAGATCCTGAACAGCGATCCCGCCCGGCAACTCAAAGGCACCGACGCCCTTAAGGCCTGGATGCAGGACCTCTCGGACAAGGCCGTGGCGGATCTCGCCGGTGTCCACTTCGAGATCCCGGACATCATGAAGACGCTCGAATGCCTGATCGCCCCCACGGACGAAGGCGGCATCTACTACACCGGCCCTTCCGACGACTTCAGCAGGCCGGGCCGGATGTGGTGGTCCGTACCGGCGGGCGAGGACACGTTCACCACGTGGGCAGAGACCACCACGGTGTTCCACGAAGGCGTACCCGGACACCACCTCCAGATCGCTACGGCCGTCTACCGCCGGGAGTTGCTCAACAAGTGGCGCCGCAACGTCTGCTGGACGTCCGGCCACGGTGAAGGCTGGGCACTGTACGCCGAGAAACTGATGCAGGAACTGGGTTACCTCAAGGACCCGGGCGACCACATGGGCATGCTGGACATGCAGCGCATGCGTGCGGCGCGCGTGGTGTTCGACGTCGGCGTGCACCTGGAGCTGGAGGTTCCGGAACGCTGGGGCGGCGGCACCTGGACGCCGGACAAGGGGTACGGCTTCCTGAAAGAGAACCTGGCGATCAGTGAGGGACAGCTCAATTTCGAGTTCGCCCGCTACCTGGGGTGGCCGGGCCAGGCGCCGTCCTACAAGGTGGGCCAGCGCCTCTGGGAACAGATCCGCGCCGAGCTGGAAGCCCGCCCCGGTTTCGACCTGAAGGCCTTCCACACCAAGGCCCTGAACATCGGCTCCGTGGGGCTCGACACCCTCAAGCGGGCGCTGCTGGGGTAAGTGCCTTCCGCCTGTCCAGTTTTTGTCCAGATAACGCGAGCAAACCGCCCTGGAAGTCGCGTTATCTGGACAAAAACTCATTGTGAAGGCGAGACGTTTGCCACACCGACCCCGGGAATAACTTCACAAAAGTGCCTACCTACGCCATTTTCTAGGGATTTTCCGGCTACCCTTGGAATCTATTCCCGTAACATTTCTCAACATCCGTTCGTCGTGATAAGTGAACCGGTCCTAGCGTGTTCGGGTGAGCACTCAAACCAGCACCCCCTCCCCCGCAGGAAACACCGGCTTCCGGCTGCCCAAATGGGCCGGTTCGTTCGGCTTCCAGATCATCGCCGCCCTGATCGTGGGCCTGGGCCTCGGCCTCCTGGCCAAGTACACGGGCAGCACCAAGGCGAGCCCCAATGCCCTCGGCGCCACCCTGCAGACCATCGGCTCGAGCTACGTCTCGCTGCTGCAGACCGCCGTCGTCCCACTCATCTTCACCGCGGTTGTCAGCTCGATCTCGAACCTGCGCCAGGTGTCCAACGCCGCAAAGCTGGCGTGGAACACGCTCCTGTGGTTCGCCATCACGTCCCTGATCGCAGTGCTGATCGGCATCGGCCTGGGTGTGCTCCTGCAGCCCGGCGCCAGCACCGGCATCACCCAGGAGGCCAAGTACTCCGGCAAATCCGGCGACTGGTGGGCGTTCCTGGTGGGGCTTTTCCCCAAGAACTTCCTGGGCCTGGGTGCCAGCTCCACCGTTGCTGAATCAGGCGCCGTGACCACCGCGGTCAGCTTCAACGTCCTCCAGATCCTGGTGATCGCGATCGCCGTCGGCGTGGCCGCCCTGAAGGTGGGCAAGGCAGCGGAGCCGTTCCTGACCCTTAACGCTTCCGCCCTCGCCGTCATCCAGAAGGTGCTGTGGTGGATCATCCGGATCGCCCCGCTGGGCACCGTAGGGCTCATTGGCAACGCCGTGGCCGTCTACGGATGGGACACCATCGGGTCGCTGGGCAAGTTCACCTTTGCCATCTACGTCGGCCTGGCCCTGGTGCTGTTCGTGGTGTACCCGGTCCTGGTCCGCACCCACGGGTTGTCTGTCAAGCAGTATTTCTCCGGTGTCTGGCCCGCTGTGCAGCTGGCCTTCGTTTCCCGCTCTTCCGTGGGCACGCTGCCGCTGACCCAGCGCGTCACCGAGCGCAGCCTGGGCGTCCCCCGGGCCTACGCCTCTTTCGCCGTGCCGCTGGGCGCCACCACCAAGATGGACGGTTGCGCCGCGATCTACCCGGCCATCTCGGCGATCTTCGTGGCCCAGTTCTTTGGCATCCAGCTGGACTTCAGCCAGTACCTGCTGATCGCACTCGTCTCTGTGCTGGGCTCGGCAGCGACTGCCGGCACCACCGGCGCCGTCGTCATGCTGACCCTGACGCTCTCCACGCTGGGACTGCCGCTGGCCGGCGTCGGCCTCCTGCTGGCGATCGATCCGATCCTGGACATGGGCCGCACGGCGGTCAATGTCGCCGGGCAGGCGCTCGTCCCCACGATCGTTGCCAAGCGCCAGGGCATCCTGGACGAGTCGCTCTACAACGCACCGCGTAACGGAGACCCGTTCGCAGACGACTCCACCGAGGTGGTTGCCGATCCGACGGCGGCTGCAGTGGACGGCCGCGAATTGACCGACACGAAAGCCTGACACCAGGCTTGGCTTAAAACGCCGCAGCCCCCCGGGATCTTCCCGGGGGGCTGCGGCGTTTGGGTATGTTCGGCCGCCGGTACGCCTTAGTGGCCCCCGCCGCCGATCACGCCGTTCTTTACGGCCTTGGCGACAGCGTCCGCCTCCGCCTGGGTGAGCTTGCCTTCCGCGACTGCCTTATCCAGCCGCGTTTTGAGGGCCGCAGCGCGCTCAGACTGCGCCTCCGTGCGCAGCTCCTCAAGTGCGGCAGTGACCTTGGATTCCTCAATGCCGAGTGACTCCGCGAGGGACTTGGCCAGGGCCGATTCCATGGCCTCCCTGTCCGGCTTCGTTCCCTCTGCGGGACGAGTGGCCGGCTTGTTCGCCTCACGGAACGCCCTGAGCGCCTCGGTGACCTTGGCCTCGTCGACACCGAGCTTGGCAGCTAACTCCGATGCCTGCACGCCCCCTCCGTGTCCGTGCCGGCCGCCCTTGTGCCCGCGGTCGTGGCCGTCCGCATTCGTAGTGGCCGACGCACTGGGCGACGGCGTGGGCGTGGTTGCCGCCGACGCAATCCCGCTGACGCCGATCCCGGCCCCGACAACCAGGGCAGCGGCGCCCAGGCCGAGGCCCAACTTCTTCCTGCTTGACATGGCACGTCTCCTCGATCTGCCGCAGCAACATTGCTGCTTCCGTTGGTAGCTACAGTTCGCCTACCTTCCCCAAGAATGCGGCACCCGGTTAAGTAAATGCTGTCATCCAGCTGTCAGGAAGCTGTGAATCGGACTCCACAACAAACTTGCACAGAGTGTAAAAATGCACGTAGTGTAATGCCGTGCCACCTACCCAGACCGCCCCCGGCCAGGCTTCCAGCGCCAACGCCGCGCCCGCAACACCGTCGCGCCGTGAACTCAACAAGGCCGCAACACGCCAGGCCATTACCGATGCCGCCCTCCAGCTCTTGCGGAGCAAGGGCCCGGGTAACTTCACGGTCGAGGACATTGCCGATGCCGCCGCCATTTCCCGGCGCACTTTCTTCAACTACTTCAGCAGCACGGAAGCGGCCCTGGCAGCGGTGACCCACGGTTTCCTGGACCACGCCTTGGCGCAGTTCCGGCTGCGGCCAGCCGACGAGCCCATCCTAAAGTCGGCACGGGCGGCCCTGATTCAGCTTGCCGACCCCATGACCGTGGCCCCCATGGCCGAGCTGTACACCCTGGCGCAGTCCAATCCGCAGCTCAACCGCAGCGAACTGGAAGCATGGGACCACTGCACCGCGGAAATCATCGACGCTGCCCGTGAACGGTTCGCCCAAACTCCCGGCGCCGAATTCGACGAACTCTATCTGCGCGCGCTGGCCGGTTCCCTCATCTCCTGCGGTAAGGCTGCAATGGACGTCTGGTTCGCCCGATGCGGCGGATCCCTGACCCCGGAGTCCCTTTCCATCCTCAGGCAGCTCCTGATCGATTCCATGAGCCTGCTGGGCTCCGGATTCGCCCGCCCCGCAAGGCCCCGGGCCAGCACCATGGCCAACAACTCCACCGCCACCCCTTTCGCAGATCGGCTCTGACATGGCACTTTTGCTTTACCGCCTCGGCAAGTTCTCCTACCGGCACCGCTGGCTTGTCATCTCCGTGTGGCTCGCCGTCATGCTGGCCGTCGGTGGCGCGGCTGCATCCTTCCACGGCACCCTGTCCAACAACTTCCAGATCCCGGGAACCGAGACGCAGCGGATGGCGGACAAGCTCAAGAACGAGCTCCCCTCGTCCTCCGGCGGCTCGGCGAGCGTTGTGTTCGAAGCCAACGACGCACAATTCAGCCAGGCCGGGAAGGACGCCGTCACCGCTGCGCTGACCAAGCTCAAGACCCTCCCCGACGTCCAGGGCACCGTCGACCCGTTCGCAACCCAGGCACAGCTGGACAAAGCCGCCGCGGACCTCACCGCAGGCAAGGAACAGTCTGCTGCCGGCAAGACCCGGCTGGAGCAGTCCGCGGCCGAGCTCGCCGCTGGGAAGGCCCGGCTGGAAGCTGCCGAACAGCAGATGGTGGCCGCGGGAATGCCGCCCGCCGCGATCGAGGCGCAGCTCGGCCAACAGAAGGCAGCGCTCGCCGAAGGCCAGGCAAAGCTCGACGCCGGCACAAAGGAACTGGAAGCCGGCGAGGCAAAGCTGGCCCTTGGTACGCGCCAGCTCGAGGCCTCGAACGGCCTCCGCTTCGTCTCCGAGGACGGCAAGGCCGCGATCGCGCAGGTCCAGTTCAAGACGTCGATCAACGGCCTCAACCCCGAGGTCCGCCAGGAAGTCCAGGACATCGTCAAGGAGGTGTCCGCCGCCAACGTCACCGCGCTGCCCAGCAAGGAAATCAGCGAAGACATCTCCGAACTCTTTGGCACAGCCGAGATCATCGGCATCGCCGTGGCAGCCCTGGTCCTGATCATCATGCTCGGAACTTTGATCGCTGCCGGGCTTCCGCTGCTTATGGCCGTCGTCGGCGTCGCCGTCGGCGTGGGCGCCACCTTCGCCCTGAGCGGGGCCGTGGACATGAGCTCCATCTCCCCGATGCTCGCGCTGATGCTCGGCCTCGCCGTCGGAATCGACTACTCCCTGTTTATCGTCAACCGGCACCGCTCCCAGCTGCTCTCCGGAATGGACCCCGAGGAATCCGTGGCGCTGGCCACGGGCACGTCCGGCAATGCCGTGCTCTTCGCCGGCCTGACCGTCATCATCGCCCTCGCGGCCCTCGTTGTCCCGGGCCTTCCGTTCCTGGCCGTGATGGGTCTCTCGGCCGCCGCAACAGTGGGCGTCGCCGTCGTCGTGGCCCTGACCCTGACGCCGGCTGTACTCTCCCTCGTGGGCCGGAAACTGATCTCCAAGCGGGCCTGGGCCAAGGCGGCCAGGCACAACGCCGCTCCCGGCCACGAAACCGAGGACCGCGCCAAGGACGAATACCGCAGCAGTCACGGCTGGGGCGGCATCGTCACCAACCACCCGTGGCTGGCCCTGCTGGCCGGAGTGGTCCTGCTCGGTGTGGTGGCCCTGCCCGCCGCCCAGCTTCGGCTTGCTTTGCCGGACGCAAGTTCCGAACCGGTCGCCTCACAGGCATTCAAGGCCTACGACGTCACCAAGCGGAGCTTCGGCGAGGGCATGACCGGCCCGATCATCGTAGTGGGCGACCTCCCCGAGGGACTCAGCGAAGCCGACGCTCAGGCCAAGCAGTTCGACGTCGCGGACATCCTGCGCGAGACCGGGAACGTCACGGCCGCCGTTCCCCTGGCCCTGAGCGAGGACCGCCGTACCGCAGTGTTCCAGGTCATCCCGAATGAAGGCCCGGCCAGTGCGAGCACCGTCCAGGTGGTCTCCGAACTGCGCGCCGAAAAGGACCAGATCAAGGACTCCACCGGCGTCAGCATCGGCCTCACCGGACAAACCGCCGGCAACGTCGATGTGTCCGCCAAACTCGGCGACGCGCTGCCGCCGTACCTGGCGATCGTGGTGGGTCTCTCGTTGATCCTGCTGCTGCTCGTGTTCCGTTCCATCTGGGTGCCGCTGCTGGCCACCGGCGGCTTCCTGCTCTCGCTTGCCGCTGCGTTCGGGGCGGTCGTTGCCGTTTACCAGTGGGGCTGGCTCGGGATGGTGTTCGGCGTCGAAAATCCGGGCGCTGTGCTCAGCTTCCTGCCCATCATCCTGATCGGTGTCCTGTTCGGACTCGCCATGGACTACCAGGTGTTCATTACCTCGGGCATGCGTGAATCGTTCATGCACGGGGAGTCGGCAAAGCACGCCGTCCGGAGCGGCTTCAGCCATGCCTCTGCCGTGGTCACCGCGGCCGCCATCATCATGGTCAGCGTATTCGCCGGCTTCATCTTCTCGCACCTGAACATGGTCCGGCCGCTCGGCTTCGCCATGGCATTCGGCGTGCTGATTGATGCCTTTGTGGTCCGTATGACGATCGTCCCGGCTGTGATGTACCTGCTCGGCGAAAAGGCATGGTGGCTGCCGCGCTGGCTGGACCGCATCCTGCCGGACGTCGACGTCGAGGGCACGAAACTCCGGAAGGATGAGACCGCAGTCGTAACAGAAGCGGAAGAGGTCGGCGCACGCTGACAGAGCGCTTCGGAGTCCTTAGGGGCCGCCCGCCGATCACTTGATCGGCGGGCGGTCCCTTTTCTGCAGTTAATTTCTGCTGTCCGTGACCCGGCTACGCCGCGAATGGAGCATAGCGGAGGGCACGCCTGCGAATCTTGGCGTGGTGGCGGAGTTCTTTCCGCTGACGTACTGCTTCCAGGCGGCCGGAGTCCAAGGCCGGGCTCCAGCGTTGAGTTCCCGGCAACGGCGGTGCAGTGGATTGGTAGCTGTGGCCGGTTGGGGTTGTCAGTCGGATGGCATGCCTGGTCCCGCCGGGAACATGTGGTCCGGTCAAAGGGTGAGCCGTCCAGCCCGGCGCTTCCTTGGTGTGGTTGCAGGCTTCGCAGAGCCCGGCGCCGTTGTCCAGTGTTGTAGCTCCGCCGCCGTGCCAGCGGACGATGTGGTCCAGGTGGCGGACGGGTGCGTCGCAGTAGGGCGTGCGGCAGGTGTCGTCGCGTGCCTCGATGAAGCGGCGGAGTCCCGCGGGGAAAAGCCGGGCGCGGGAATCCATCGCCACCAGCTCGCCCGTGGCAGGGGCCGTGTACAGACGACGGATCCAAGTGTTGAAGACTTGATCCCGGATAGAAGGCGCAGCTCCGCCACGGTCAATGATGCTTCTGGCCCAGCCGCCTGGGACCACACCGTAGCCGGGAAGGCGTGCCGGTTCGCTGTCACCTTGAAAGAGGGTCCGATCAGTCATGACGAGCTGGATTTCGATGCCTGTAAAGCCGCCCGGCGTCCCGGTCACGCGTTCGACCAGGTCATCGGCCATGATTTGTCCGCGGGAGCGAGGATCTCCGCCGCTGCGGACAGACTCCGCGTTACGGACAAGAGCAGCATGAACGGCGACACCGGCCGAGACGGGCAGCAGGGCGGTCAGATAGCACATGGTGTCCGGAGCCGGGCGGAGGCTGACGTGACGCTCGGCTGCGGCGTGGCTGGCCCGCTGGGTGACAGAACGGGGGTCACGGCGGTAAGCCGCGGCTCGGACGGCAGCGATGATTCCCCGGTCACCTACCCCGTCAAAGGCGGCAGTGTCGGGCGCGAGTTCCTCGTCCACGGCGCAGCGGTCCTCCGCCGACAGGCACGCCGTCTCCTTGACCAGTAACGTTGCGCGCCACTCATTCAGTTGCCCGGTCTCCAGCGCGGCGAGGGTTCGGGGCATCTCGGTCACCATAGCCTTGGCCAGGCCCAGCAACCTGTCTCCCTTGGACGGGGATTCGCGACGGGCGAGCGCGATCTGCGCTCCGACGCCTGCCCCGCATTGGTCTGCGGGTACTCCGGCGTCAGACTGTTGGCGGCGCTGCTGCCGGTCAAATGCGACAGTCAGCCGGGCCTGACGGGCAGACAACGCAGATTTCCTGTCCTCCAACGCCCGAATCTCATCAATCAAGCGAGCGCCGTCCTCCTCAGGCATGCCACCATTCAGGTCAATGACCGCATCTTCCGCAACCGGCCGTTGACCGCAACTGCAAGCACAGCGGAAATCACCCTGGCGTGCTGCCAGCGCCGCTTCCGGCCCGGGATATCCTTCCATGGCTCAAGTGTCCCTTTGGGCTACGACATTAATGAGGGCAAACAGGAGCCGGTCGCCCGCTTCGTGTGCCATTGGGGACGTGCCCACTCCGGTCGTAGCTATCGGCGCACGACTTAGGACAGCCGCCACCTCAAGACGCGTTATGACAGGAGCCAATGCGGCGCCCAGCTCCTCCAGCCGCCGACAGAATTCGATCTGCTCGGCACCGCCCTCAGGCACCTTAATCTGTTGAAGCGCGTGCAAGCACATCGCTACCACGCCGCGGAGGTTGTCTCCATCACGTCCGGCCATTGTCCGTGCCGCTTCCGATCCCTGGTTCCCGTCCATGAACCAACTATCCCGCCGACCTCCGACAATAAGCCCGAGCGAGAAATCCTGAGCGAAAAGACCCCGCGACAATGAGACTCAGGGGGAACTAGGCTGGAGCGGTGACCCGCCTCATTCTTGCCTCCCAGTCCCCCGCACGCACCAAACTGCTGAGCCACGCCGGCATCCGGCACGAGATCCTGGTATCGGACGTGGATGAAGATGCCGTCCAGGCCCGCTACGGCGTCACGGATCCGCACGACACCGCCCTGCTGCTGGCGCGCGCCAAGGCGGAGGCCGTCGCCTCGCTGCCGGAGGCAGACGGCGCACTGGTGCTCGGCTGCGATTCCGTCTTCGAGTTCGACGGCGAGGCGCACGGCAAGCCGTACACGGCCGAGGTCGCCAGGGAGCGAATGCTGCGGATGAGCGGCGCCATGGGCGTGCTGCACACGGGCCACTGGCTGGTGGACTGCCGCGATACCGAGCCCGACGACGGCGGCTCCAATGGCTCCGGCGCCACGCTGGGCTCCGTGACCTCCGCCGAAGTCCATTTCATGGACATGAGCGTCGAAGAAATCGACGCGTACATCGCCACAGGCGAGCCGCTCCAGTGCGCCGGCTCATTCACGATCGACGGCTACGGCGGTGCCTTCATCCGGAAGGTCGACGGCGACCCCCACACCGTCGTCGGACTTTCCATTTCCACCCTTCGCGGGCTGCTGGGCCAGGCGCAGGTAGGCATCACCGAACTGTGGACCGGCGGCGCCATTGACCCCGCCGATGTCCGCTCGGAGTGAGGCAATTCGCAGCTCTTTGTAGCATCCCTACAAAGGACAGGAGCTTTACACGCGGAATCCGCAAGTAATATCGGCGGAACCCTCAAAATCGCGCTAGGCTCCCTGAAGGAAAGAAGGAGACGCCTTGTCAGCAAATTCGGAGCAGTCCGCAAGTCCAGAGCAGTCCACCGCCCCAAGCCACGCAGGTGCCGCCCTGACGAGCTCCAAGCGGCTGAGCAAAGTCCTCATCGCCAACCGCGGTGAAATCGCCGTGCGCATCATCCGAGCCGCCCGGGACGAAGGCATCACCTCGGTGGCCGTCTACGCCGACCCGGACCGCGACGCCCTGCACGTGCGCCTGGCGGATGAGGCCTACGCACTGGGCGGCAACACCGCTGCCGAGTCCTACCTGGTGATGGAAAAGCTCATCGAAGTGGCGCACCAGAGCGGCGCCGACGCCATCCACCCGGGCTACGGCTTCCTGGCCGAAAACGCACAGTTCGCCGCCATGGTCATCGGTGCGGGCATCACCTGGATCGGCCCCTCCCCGGAGGCAATCTCCGCCCTCGGCGACAAGGTCCAGGCACGGCACATCGCCGAAAAGGTGGGCGCACCGCAGGTCCCCGGCACCGCCGACCCCGTGGAATCCGCAGAAGAGATCCTCGAGTTCGTGGACAAGTTCGGCCTGCCGGTGGCCATCAAGGCGGCTTTCGGCGGCGGTGGACGCGGCATCAAGGTGGCCCGCACGCGCGAGGAGATTCCGGAACTGTTCGAATCGGCCGTCCGCGAGGCCGTCGCTGCGTTCGGGCGCGGAGAATGCTTCATCGAGCGCTTCCTGGACGCCCCGCGGCACGTCGAAACCCAGTGCCTGGCGGACGCGTACGGCAACGTCGTGGTGGTCTCCACCCGCGACTGCTCTCTGCAACGCCGCAACCAGAAGCTGGTGGAGGAGGCGCCCGCTCCCTTCCTGACCGAAGAGCAGAACCGCCGCCTCTACGAGTCGTCCAAGGCCATCCTCAAGGAGGCCGGCTACCTCGGCGCCGGAACGTGCGAGTTCCTGGTGGGCCAGGACGGCACCATCTCGTTCCTTGAGGTCAACACCCGCCTCCAGGTGGAGCACTGTGTCTCCGAGGAAGTCACCGGAATCGACCTCGTCCGCGAACAGTTCCGGCTGGCCCGCGGCGAAAAGCTGGGCTACGACGATCCCGAGGTGCGCGGACACTCCATCGAATTCCGCATCACCGGCGAAGACCCCGGCCGCAACTTCATGCCCGCCCCGGGCACCATCACCACGTTGAAGAACCCCACCGGCCCCGGCATCAGGGTTGACTCCGGCGTAGAGCAGGGCGACGTCATCAGCGGCAACTTCGACTCGATGCTCTCCAAGCTGATCGTCACCGGGGCCACCCGTGAGCAGGCACTGCAGCGCTCCCGCCGGGCCCTGGAGGAGATGGTGGTCGAGGGCATCCCCACCGTCATTCCCTTCGACCTCGCAGTGGTCACCAACCCCGACTTCGCCCCGGCCGAGGGCCCGTTCAAGGTCCACACCCGCTGGATCGAGACGGCGTTCGTCAACGACATTCCGGCGTGGACGCCTGACGGCGCCGAAGGTGAGGCTGCCGACGCCGGGGATCGCCAGCGCGTTGTCGTCGAGGTGGGCGGCAAACGCCTTGAGGTGGTCCTTCCGGCGTCACTCGGCTCGTTCAGCACCGGCGGCGGCTCGGGCAAACCGGCCAAGGCCAAGAAGCGTTCCCGCTCCGGCGGACCGGCGGCTGCTGCGGGCGGCAACTCGCTGACCTCCCCCATGCAGGGGACCATCGTGAAGGTGGCAGTTGTGGAAGGCGACATTGTCGCCGAAGGTGATCTCGTCGTCGTACTCGAAGCGATGAAGATGGAGCAGCCGCTCACGGCCCACCGTGCGGGCACCATTACCGGCCTGGTCGCCATCGCGGGCGAGACGGTCTCCGCCGGTGCCGTGATCGCCACGATCGAGGACTAAGCCTCCGCCGGCTCCTTCCCGGCCCGCCGGCACAGCAATGCCCGCCGCCCCCGGCGCGCCCATGGCGCCCGGGGGCGGCTCCATGCAGACTTAGCGTGTGAAGCCATTTCTACTGCTTGCCTCACGCGCCGAGGACAAGGCTGCCGAGGAAGAATACGAGGCCTACCTGCGCTATTGCGGACTTGAGCCCGCACAGTTGCGCCGCATCCGAATGGAAGCCGGGCCCATGCCGGACCTGGACCTCTCCGATTACTCCGGGGTGATCGTAGGCGGCAGCCCCTTCACCTCCAGCGACCCGGCGGACCACAAAAGCCCGGCCCAGCACCGGGTGGAGCGTGACCTGCGCCTGCTGCTGGACCGCATTGTGCCGGCGGATTTCCCGTTCCTCGGCGCCTGCTACGGGGTCGGTACGCTGGGCCTGCACCAGGGCGCGGTCATTGACCGGACCTACGGTGAAGGCCTGGGCGGCACCACCATCAAGCTGACAGCGGAAGGCCTGCAGGATCCCCTCCTGCGCGGACTGCCGGAAAGCTTCACGGCGTTTACCGGCCACAAGGAAGCCGTCAGTGTCCTCCCCTCCCACGCCGTTCTCCTGGCCAGTTCCGCGGCTTGCCCGGTGCACATGTTCCGGATCAAGGCCAACCTGTACGCCACACAGTTCCACCCGGAGCTCGACGCCGACGGGCTGGTCACCCGGATCGATATCTACCGCCACGCCGGCTACTTCCCGCCGGAGTCGGCGGAGGCGCTGATGGAGAACGCCCGGCAGTTCATTGCGGCGGAGCCGATGAAAATCCTCAGCAACTTCGTCGAGCGCTACGCAAGGTAGCGGCCACAAATGACAAATGCCCGGCACCCCCGTGAAGGGTGCCGGGCATTTCCAGTGTCGGATTACCGGGTCAGGCTACGTTGTTCTCGTAGTCCAGGTCCCGCGTTTCCTTGCTCAGGAAGAGTGCCACAAGCGTCAGCACGGCCATGACGCTGAGGTACACGCCCACCAGCACGGGGCTGCCCTTAGCCATTTCCCACAGCCACACCGCGATGAAGGGGGCCACGGCCGCACCCAGGATGCTGGAGACGTTGTAGCTCACGGCGGACCCCGTGTAGCGGACGTTGGTGGGGAACAGTTCGGGCAGCAGCGCACCCATGGGTCCGAAGGTCAGCCCCATCAGGGTGAAGCCGAGGATCAGCAGGGCCATGGTGCCCACGAAGCCGCCGCTGAACAGGGGGACGAACAGCAGTCCGAAGACGAAGATTCCCGCGGTGACTGCGAGGAGCATCTTGCGGCGGCCGTACTTCTCTGCCAGCGGGCCGGACACAAGGGTGAAAATGCCGAAAAACACGACGCCGGCAATCAGCATCCAGAGGAAGTCGTTGCGCGTGTAGCCCAGGCCGGGGACGAACGCCGCGGCTGCGGCCTCGGTCATCGGCTTTCCGGCCTTCTCGGCAGCGGCCCTCGCGGCGTCCAGCGTGGCGGGGCGCGTTCCATAGGTGAGGGTGAACGTAGTCATCAGGTAGAACAGCACGTACGTGGCCAGCATGATGAACGTACCCAGGATGAGCGGGCGCCAGCTGGTCTTGAAGACACGGCCGATGGGAAGCTTGGCCACTTCGTTGGATTCCAGGACCTTGGTGAAGGCCGGCGTTTCAATCAGCTTGAGGCGGACGTAGAGCCCGATGATCACCATGACGGCGCTGAGCAGGAACGGCACTCGCCAGCCCCAGGCTTCAAACGCCTGCGGGGAGAGCTGGTAGCTGGCCACGAGGAAGATCACGTTGGCAATGATGAAGCCGATGGGCGCACCCAGCTGCGGGAACGTGCCGTAGATGGCCCGCTTGTTGGCGGGTGCGTTCTCGGTGGCCAGGAGGGCCGCGCCGCTCCATTCTCCGCCGAGGGCCAGGCCCTGGGCGAAGCGCATGACCACCAGGAGTGCCGGCGCCCAGAAGCCCCAGCCCGGTACCAGCGCCGTGGGGAGGCAGCCGATCAGGAACGTTGCGAT
Protein-coding regions in this window:
- a CDS encoding DUF885 domain-containing protein, whose amino-acid sequence is MTTESAASARPHTAIDAVADGYTDTLIRLNPSFATVLGVPGHETEFQDFSPAGIEGFMAAAREALSALDGLEPVDEVDAVTLDAMRERLGLQLEIHASGWDAAELNNIESPAQNIRSIFDLMPTDTAEHWEHIAGRAHSVPGAIDGYIESLRSAKEQGKVSAARQVAIVIEQATKYAAGDGFFAKMAAGAKTKDGPLSAELQAKLDDGAAAASAAYVKLADFLSAELLPVAPAKDAVGRDRYALASRAFLGATVDLDETYAWGVQELERLIAEQERVANEIRPGASVAEAKEILNSDPARQLKGTDALKAWMQDLSDKAVADLAGVHFEIPDIMKTLECLIAPTDEGGIYYTGPSDDFSRPGRMWWSVPAGEDTFTTWAETTTVFHEGVPGHHLQIATAVYRRELLNKWRRNVCWTSGHGEGWALYAEKLMQELGYLKDPGDHMGMLDMQRMRAARVVFDVGVHLELEVPERWGGGTWTPDKGYGFLKENLAISEGQLNFEFARYLGWPGQAPSYKVGQRLWEQIRAELEARPGFDLKAFHTKALNIGSVGLDTLKRALLG
- a CDS encoding dicarboxylate/amino acid:cation symporter, coding for MSTQTSTPSPAGNTGFRLPKWAGSFGFQIIAALIVGLGLGLLAKYTGSTKASPNALGATLQTIGSSYVSLLQTAVVPLIFTAVVSSISNLRQVSNAAKLAWNTLLWFAITSLIAVLIGIGLGVLLQPGASTGITQEAKYSGKSGDWWAFLVGLFPKNFLGLGASSTVAESGAVTTAVSFNVLQILVIAIAVGVAALKVGKAAEPFLTLNASALAVIQKVLWWIIRIAPLGTVGLIGNAVAVYGWDTIGSLGKFTFAIYVGLALVLFVVYPVLVRTHGLSVKQYFSGVWPAVQLAFVSRSSVGTLPLTQRVTERSLGVPRAYASFAVPLGATTKMDGCAAIYPAISAIFVAQFFGIQLDFSQYLLIALVSVLGSAATAGTTGAVVMLTLTLSTLGLPLAGVGLLLAIDPILDMGRTAVNVAGQALVPTIVAKRQGILDESLYNAPRNGDPFADDSTEVVADPTAAAVDGRELTDTKA
- a CDS encoding TetR/AcrR family transcriptional regulator, translating into MPPTQTAPGQASSANAAPATPSRRELNKAATRQAITDAALQLLRSKGPGNFTVEDIADAAAISRRTFFNYFSSTEAALAAVTHGFLDHALAQFRLRPADEPILKSARAALIQLADPMTVAPMAELYTLAQSNPQLNRSELEAWDHCTAEIIDAARERFAQTPGAEFDELYLRALAGSLISCGKAAMDVWFARCGGSLTPESLSILRQLLIDSMSLLGSGFARPARPRASTMANNSTATPFADRL
- a CDS encoding MMPL family transporter; this translates as MALLLYRLGKFSYRHRWLVISVWLAVMLAVGGAAASFHGTLSNNFQIPGTETQRMADKLKNELPSSSGGSASVVFEANDAQFSQAGKDAVTAALTKLKTLPDVQGTVDPFATQAQLDKAAADLTAGKEQSAAGKTRLEQSAAELAAGKARLEAAEQQMVAAGMPPAAIEAQLGQQKAALAEGQAKLDAGTKELEAGEAKLALGTRQLEASNGLRFVSEDGKAAIAQVQFKTSINGLNPEVRQEVQDIVKEVSAANVTALPSKEISEDISELFGTAEIIGIAVAALVLIIMLGTLIAAGLPLLMAVVGVAVGVGATFALSGAVDMSSISPMLALMLGLAVGIDYSLFIVNRHRSQLLSGMDPEESVALATGTSGNAVLFAGLTVIIALAALVVPGLPFLAVMGLSAAATVGVAVVVALTLTPAVLSLVGRKLISKRAWAKAARHNAAPGHETEDRAKDEYRSSHGWGGIVTNHPWLALLAGVVLLGVVALPAAQLRLALPDASSEPVASQAFKAYDVTKRSFGEGMTGPIIVVGDLPEGLSEADAQAKQFDVADILRETGNVTAAVPLALSEDRRTAVFQVIPNEGPASASTVQVVSELRAEKDQIKDSTGVSIGLTGQTAGNVDVSAKLGDALPPYLAIVVGLSLILLLLVFRSIWVPLLATGGFLLSLAAAFGAVVAVYQWGWLGMVFGVENPGAVLSFLPIILIGVLFGLAMDYQVFITSGMRESFMHGESAKHAVRSGFSHASAVVTAAAIIMVSVFAGFIFSHLNMVRPLGFAMAFGVLIDAFVVRMTIVPAVMYLLGEKAWWLPRWLDRILPDVDVEGTKLRKDETAVVTEAEEVGAR